The window CGGAGGAGGGCGAGGAGGCGGAGGGCCTTGAGGTGGGCGGCCAGGGCCTCCTTGTAGGCCTCCACCTCCTCCCGCCCCACGGGGAGGGTTTCCCCGGTCTCCACGTCCTTGAGGAGGGCCTCCGTGGGGGGCGGGTCCAGCTCCAGGGGGGAGAGGACCTGCACCAGGACCACCCGCCTGGGGAGGAGCCTGGGCCAGGGGAGGGGGTCAAGCCCGTCGGTGACGAGGACCAGCACCCCCTTCCCCGGGCGGAGTTCCTCGGGGCTTCCCCCCTCGAGGCGGGCCAAGGGGTCCTCCTGGCGGGCGATCCTGAGGAGGAGGGCCGCCACCTCCCGGGCGTAGGGGAGCTTCCCGTGGAGGCGCATGCTCGGGCTTTGGTCCAGGTAGATCCGGAAGCGGGCCCTCTCGGGGGCGGTCTCCAGCCGGGTGAAAAGCCTTCCCGTCTTGGCGTAGGCCCGCCAGTGGACCCTCCTCACCTCGTCCCCGGGGGCGTAGGGGCGGAGCTCGTAAAACTCCCCCCCAAGCCCCTTCCTCCGGGCGAGGCGCTCCCCGGGGTAGGGGAGGTAGGGCTTGGTGGCGATGCGGTAGCGGGCCAGGCCGATGGGGCCATTCTACCGCCTCTTTCCCTTCTCACCCCGCCTTCCGCTACCCTCGGTTCCGTGGACGCCTTCGCCGACTGGTTCTTCGTGGCCTTTTGGGTCCTCGGGGTCCTCCTCACCCTCCTTCCCTTCGTCCCCGCCACCTTGGTGATCCTCTTCGGGGCCCTGGTGCACGAGCTTCTCGTGGGCTTCCGGGAGCTTTCCCTGGGGACGTGGCTTGGGCTTGGGGCCCTGGCCCTCCTCGCCATGCTTTTGGACAACGTGGCCGCCCTGGTGGGGGCCAGGCGCTACGGGGCGGGACGGGCGGGGCTTTGGGGGGCCTTTTTGGGGGGCGTTTTGGGGCTCTTCTTCGGGGTGGTGGGGGTCTTGGTCCTCCCTTTCCTCCTCGCTTGGCTCTTTGAGTACCTCTCGGGAAGGCGGCCGGAGGAGGCGCTGCGGGCGGCCTGGGGGACCCTGGTGGGGCTTATGGGCGGGGTGGTGGCCAAGGTCCTCGTCCACCTGGCCATGGGGGTTCTGGTCCTCAGGGCCATCTTTTGACGTATGCTTTCCGCCATGGAGCTGGTCTTCGTCACCCGGGAAGGGTGCGGGCTTTGCGAGAAGGCGGAGAGGGCTTTGTGGGCCCTGGGGGTTCCCTACGTGCGGCGGGACGTGGACCGCGATCCGGAGCTCTTCGCCCGGTACACCTTCCGCGTCCCGGTGCTCCTTTGGGGAGAGGAGGTGCTCCTCGAGGGGGCCTTTGGCGAGCGGGAGCTTGTGGAGGTTGCGGCGCGCCTGGGGGGTGGAACGTGGACCCGGTGATGGTGCAGATCGGCCCCCTCGCCATCCGCTGGTACGGGGTCCTCCTCACCCTGGCCATCTTTTTGGGCTACGAGCTCGCCCGGCGCCGGTTAAGGGCCTGGGGATGGGACCTCGAGCCCTTTGAGCGCGTGGTCTTCTGGGCCGTGGTCTTTGGGGTGGTGGGGGCCCGGCTCGGGTACGTCCTCACCTCCCCCGGCTACTTCCTGGAGAACCCCCTCGAGGCCCTCTACATCTGGCACGGGGGCCTCTCCTTCCACGGGGCCATCCTGGGGGGGGGCCTCACCTTCTACTACTTCCACCGGAGGCGGGGCTACCCCTTGTGGCCTTACCTGGACGCCGCCACCCCGGGGGTGGCCTTGGGGATCGTCGCCGGGAGGATCGGCAACCTCATGAACGGCTCCGACACCGCAGGCCGCCTCACCACCTTGCCCATCGGCTTCACCTGGCCAGAGTGGGCCAGGGGCTTTCCCGGGGTCTGCCCCGGCATTGACGACATCTCCGAGGTCTACCGGTGCGCCGAGCTCCTCCGGGGCCCCGTGCACCTCACCCAGGTCTACGGGGCCGTGGTGGGGCTCATCCTCCTCTTCCTCTCCCTCTACTGGCTTAGGAAGCGGCCCTTCTACGGCTACGCCTTCTGGCAGTTCGTCCTCTGGTACAGCGTCCTCCGCTCCGTGCTGGAAGAGCCTTTCCGCCTGAACCCCTTGTGGCTTCCCGTCTACCGCAACGACGAGCTCGGCATCGGCCTCTTCACCGCCACCCAGGTGGTGAGCCTGCCCCTCGTCCTCCTCTCCCTTTACATGCTGCGCCGGCTGGGCAAGGGGGAGGCGTCTCGGCGCTAAGATGGGAGGCATGCACGCCCACGTGATCCTGGCCGCGGGGCAGGGGACCAGGATGCGGTCCCGCCTGCCCAAGGTGCTCCACCCCCTTTTGGGGAAGCCCATGCTCCTTTACGCCCTCGAGGCCGCCTTAGCCCTCAAGCCGGAAAGGCTCGTGGTGGTGGTGGGCCACGGGGGGGAGAAGGTGGTGGAGGCCCTGGAGGGCTACCCCGTGGAGGTGGCGTGGCAAAAGGAGCAGCTCGGGACCGCCCACGCCCTCCTCCAGGCGGAAGGCCTCCTCCGGGACTTCCCCGGGCCCTTCCTCGTGACCCAGGGGGACACCCCCCTCCTTTCCCCGAGGACCCTGGAGGCCCTTCTCCGGAGGGTGCGGGAGGGGGCGGGGATGGCCCTCCTCACCGCGGAGCTCCCTGACCCCACGGGCTACGGCCGGATCCTCCGCGAGGGGGAGGAGGTCTTGGGGAACGTGGAGGAGAAGGACGCGCCTCCTGAGGTCCGGGCCATCCGGGAGGTGAACGCCGGGGCCTACGCCTTTGACGGCTTCCTCTTCCAGGCCCTCAAAGAGGTGAGGAACGAAAACGCCGCCCGGGAGTACTACCTCCCGGACCTTATCGCCATCTACCGCGCCCACGGCAGGCGGGTCTTGGCCGTGCGGGGCGTGGCGGAGGAGGCCTTGGGCGTGAACACCCGCGAGGAGCTCGCCCGGGTGGAGGGGGTGCTTCTTAGGAGGCTTCGCGCCGAGTGGATGGGGAAGGGGGTGCGGATGATCCTCCCCGAGACCATCTACCTGGAGCCCTCGGTGGAGCTCGCCCCCGACGTTACCCTCTGGCCCGGGGCGGTCCTCAAGGGAAAGACCCGGATCGGCGAGGGGTGCGAGGTGGGGCCTTACGCCGTCCTCGAGGACACGGTGCTGGAACCCGGGGCCAAGGTCCTCGCCCACACCGTGGCCCAGGGGGCCCACCTCCACCCCGGGGCCTCCGCCGGGCCCTTCGCCAGGCTCCGCCCGGGGGCGGTCCTCATGGAGGAGGTCCACGTGGGGAACTTCGTGGAGGTGAAGAACAGCCTCCTCCACAAGGGGGTGAAGGCGGGCCACCTCGCCTACCTCGGGGACGCCGAGGTGGGGGAGGGGACCAACATCGGCGCCGGGGTCATCACCGCGAACTACGACGGCAAGCGGAAGCACAAGACCGAGATCGGCAAGAAGGCCTTCATCGGCTCCAACAGCGTCCTCGTGGCCCCGGTGCGGGTGGGGGACCGCGCCCTGGTGGGGGCGGGGAGCGTCATCACCCAGGACGTGCCCGAGGGCGCCTTGGCCGTGGCCCGGGAGAGGCAGAAGAACCTCGAGGGGTACGCCCTCAGGAAGCTCGGGGAAGGGTAGCCCTCTCCTCCCTTCAGCCCCGGGGTGCTAGACTTAGGGCATGAACCTCGGCATGCCGGAGATCCTCGTCATCCTCCTCGTCGCCCTCCTCATCTTCGGGCCCAGGAAGCTCCCCGAGCTCGGCCGCTCCCTGGGGCAGAGCATCCGCGAGTTCAAGCGGGGGGCCCAGGAGATCCGGGAGGAGCTGGAGAAGAGCATTGAGGTGAAGGACGAGCCCAAGCCCGCGGCCGTTCAGGAGGCCAAGGAGGAGCCCAAGGCTTGAAGGAAGCCCCCCTGGTAGAGCACCTCGAGGAGCTCCGCGCCCGGATCCTCTGGTCCCTCCTCGCCTGGGCGGTGGGGACGGGCGTGGCCTGGACCTTCAGGGTCCAGCTTCTGGAGTGGTTGAAGAGGCCCTTGGACCTCGCGGCCAAGGCCCACGGCATCCAGGTCAACCTCATCGTCCTGGACATCACCGAGCCCTTCCTCGTCTCCCTGAAGGTGGCCGCCTTCGGGGGGCTTGTGCTCGCCCTTCCCTTCATCGTCTACCAGGTCTGGGCCTTCATCGCCCCGGGGCTCTATGAGCACGAGAAGCGCCTGGCCGTGCCCTTCCTCCTGGGGGCGGGGTTCAGCTTCGCCCTGGGGGCGCTCTTCGCCTACTACGCCTTCCTGCCCTTCGCCGTCCCCTTCCTCCTGGGCTTCCTAGGGGACGTGGTCACCCCCCAGATCTCCATCGGCCGCTACATGGGCCAGATCCTCATGATGCTCACCGTCATGGGGGTGGTCTTTGAGATGCCGGTGGTGAGCTACCTCCTCGCCCGCCTGGGGATCCTCACCTCCTCCTTCCTCGCCCGCAACTGGCGCATCGCCGTCGTCCTCCTCCTCACCCTGGCCGCGGTCATCACCCCCACGGTGGACGTGGTCTCCCTCTTCATCGTGAGCGGCCCCCTCCTCGTCCTCTACTGGGTCTCCGTCCTGGTGGCCCGCCTCGCGGAAAGGCAGAGGCCCCAGGAGGCCGCTTGACACCCTGAGGGCGGGCGGGCCATAGAATAGGCTATGGACGAGCGCATCCAGGCCCTCCGCAAAGAGGTGGACCGGGTGAACCGGGAGATCCTGCGCCTCCTCTCCGAGCGCGGGAGGCTCGTGCAGGAGATCGGCCGCCTCCAGACGGAGCTCGGCCTTCCCCACTACGACCCCAAGCGGGAAGAGGAGATGCTCGCCTACCTCACCGCCGAAAACCCCGGGCCCTTCCCCGACGAGACCATAAGGAAGCTCTTCAAGGAGATCTTCAAGGCGAGCCTGGACCTCGAGGAGCGCCAGGACCAGAAGAAGTTCCTCTACTCCAAGAGGCATAAGCCCGAGCCCACGAGGGTGCGGGTCAAGGACGTGGTCTTCGGGGAGAAGCCCCTCCTCATCGCCGGGCCCTGCTCCATTGAGAGCGAGGAGCAGATCATGGCGACGGCCCGCTTCCTGGCGGCGCGGGGGGTGAGGGTCCTAAGGGGCGGGGCCTTCAAGCCCAGGACGAGCCCCTACGGCTTCCAGGGCCTCGGGGTGGAGGGGCTTAAACTTGGCCGCAAGGCGGCGGACGCCTTCGGCATGGTCTTCGTCACCGAGGTCATGGACACCCGGGACGTGGAGGTGGTGGCGGAGTACGCCGACATCCTCCAGATCGGGGCCCGGAACATGCAGAACTTCGCCCTCCTCAAGGAGGTGGGGAAGGCCCGGCGCCCCGTCCTCTTAAAGCGGGGGCTTTCCGCCACCATGGAGGAGTGGTTCTACGCCGCCGAGTACATCCTCGCCCAGGGGAACGAGCAGGTGATCCTGGCGGAGAGGGGGATCCGCACCTTTGAGCGCTGGACGCGCAACACCCTGGACCTCTCCGCCGTGGCCCTGGCCAAGCAGGAGACCCACCTCCCCGTGGTCGTGGACGTGACCCACGCCGCCGGGCGCACGGACCTTCTCGCCCCCCTGGCCCGCGCCGCCTTGGCCGTGGGGGCGGACGGGGTGCACGTGGAGGTCCACCCCAACCCCAAGGTGGCCCTCTCCGACAACCAGCAGCAGATGGACTTCGCCCAGTTTGACCGCTTCCTGGAGGCCATTAGGGACCTCCTCCAGGCCCCTTAGCCATGGGCTTTCTGGACGGTCTCCTCAACGCCTTCCTCAAGGCCACGGACCCGAGGCCCCGTTACACCGAGGCCCGCTGCCTCCTCTACAAGAACAGCGTGGGGGGGTGCGACAAGTGCTATGGGGTCTGCCCCAAGGGGGCGGTGCGCCTCGAGGGGTGGCGGGTGGAGCTGGACGAGGTCTTGTGCACGGGGTGCGGCCTCTGCACCGGGGTCTGCCCCGGGATCGCCCTGGAGTACCCCCTCGGGGCCATCCAGGAGGCCCTGATCCGGGGAAAGGGGAAGCTTAGGTGCTCCAAGGCCGAGGGGAAGGGCGAGGAGGTGTTGTGCCTGGGCCGCCTCACCCCGGGGCTATTGGCCGAGGCGGGAAGCCGCTTCGGCAAGGTGGTCCTCGCCCGGGGGGACTGCGAAGCCTGCCGGATCGGGGGGCCGGAGGTCCCTGAGCGCCTCGCGCGCATGGCCGAGGAGGCGAGGCGCTACTTCCCCGTGGAGGTGGAGGTGGTGGAGGGGGAGCTTCCCGGGGAAAGGGTGGGCAGGCGGGAGCTCTTCCAGGCCCTTCTGGGAAGCGCCAAGCGCACCGCCGCCGACCTCGTCCCCGAGCTTCCCCTGCCCGCTTTGGAGGAGGAGAGGGAAGGGGAGCTTCCCGCCGAGCTCCGCCTTAGGCGCCTCGCCGCAAGCCGCGCCCCGGAGGTCCGCTGGCCCCGGATCCGGGTGGAGGAGGGGTGCACCCTCTGCCCCGTCTGCACCAACGTCTGCCCCACGGAGGCGGTGCGGCGGGTGCGGGAGGGGGAGGAGTACGTCCTCTACCTCCAGGTGGCGGCCTGCACGGGGTGCGGGGCCTGCGTGGAGAGCTGCCCGCCCCAGGTGATCCGGCTGGAGGAGGCCCCTAAAGAGGAGGTGGGGAAGGAGCTTTTGCTCTTCCGGGGCAAGCCCCCCTGGTACGACCTTTGAACCGGGTATAATGTCCCCAACCTTATGGACGCCGACCTCGTGGTGGTGGGTGGGGGGCTCGCCGGCCTCGTGGTGGCCACGGAGGTGGCCCAAAGGGGCAAGCGGGTCCTCCTTTTGGAGCAGGAGCCTTACCTCGGCGGGCAGGCCTTCTGGTCCTTCGGGGGGCTTTTCCTGGTGGACTCCCCCGAGCAGAGGCGCCTGGGGATCCGGGACTCGGTGGAGCTCGCCTTCCAGGACTGGATGGGCGCGGCGGGCTACGACCGGGAGGAGGACGCCTGGGGAAGGCGGTTCGCGGAGGCCTACCTGGAGTTCGCCGCGGGGGAGAAACGGGCCTGGCTCGCCTCCTTGGGGGTGCGCTTCTTCCCGGTGGTGGGTTGGGCGGAGCGGGGCGGGGGCCTGGCCACGGGCCACGGGAACTCCGTACGCCTTGGAGACCCTGCGGTACCTGCGGAGCACCGGCTTTGACTGGAGCTGGTTCATCCTGGACCTCCCCACCCTCAAGAAGGAGTTCGCCCTCTCGGGCTCGGAGCAGAACCCGGACCTCACGGGGAAAAGCTGGCTCGGCGTGGTGAGAAACCGCCTCCTGGGCCCCGCGGCCCCCGTCCGGGCCTTCTTGGAGCGGGGGAAGGACTTCCTCGTGGCCCAGGACCTCTCCGAGCTCATGCGCAAGATGGAGGCCCTGGCCCCCGGGGTCCTGGACCCGGGGAGGCTTGAGCGGGAGGTGAAGGCCCGGGACCGGGAGCTCCTAAACCCCTTCGCCAAGGACGGCCAGGTCCTCATGGTCCACGCCTTCCGCCGCTATGTGGGGGACCGGCTTTTCCGCGTGGCCAAGCCCCACCCCTTCCTCTCGGGAAAGGGGCCCTTGGTGGCGGTGAGGCTTTGGACCCTCACCCGCAAGACCTTGGGAGGAATTCAGACGGACCTCAAGGGAAGGGCCCTCAAGCCCTTGGGCGAGCCCTTGCCGGGCCTTTTCGCCGCGGGGGAGGCGGCGGGGTTTGGGGGCGGGGCCTTCCACGGGTACAAGGCCCTCGAGGGCACCTTCCTGGGGGGGTGCCTCTTCAGCGGGCTCCAGGCGGCCAAGGGGGTGCTGGAAGGGCTAGAATAGCCCCATGCGGCTCCACCACGTGGGCATCGCCGTGGAGGACCTGGAGGAGGCCAAGGCCCGCTACCAAAGCCTGGGCTTCCGGGTGGTGGCGGAAGGGGAGGTGGCCCACCAGGGGGTGCGGGTGGCCCTGCTTAGGGGGGAAGGGGAGGCCCTCCTCGAGCTCCTCTCCCCCCTTGGCCCCGAGACCCCGGTGGGGCGGTTCCTGGCCAAAAGGGGCCCCGGCCTCCACCACCTGGCCTTCGCCACTTCCCGGATAGAGGAGGACCTGGCCCGGCTCAAAGCGGAAGGGGCGAAGCTTATTGACGAAGCCCCGAGGCCCGGCTTCGGCGGCCACCGGGTGGCCTTCCTCCACCCAAGCTTTGGCCTGGGGGTCCTTTGGGAACTGGTGGAGGCGTAGTGCGCCCCTTCTACGCCCTCCTCGCCCTCCTGTGGATGGGGGTGCTCTGGTGGCTTTCCGAAAGGCCTTTCCCGGGCGCCGGGCTTCCCCATCCTTGGGACAAGCTCGCCCACTTCCTCGCCTACGCCCTCCTCGGGGCCCTTTGGCGGCGGGGCCTTGGGCGGTTCCTCCCCGCCTTCCTCCTCGCCGCCCTCTACGGGGTGGTGGACGAATGGCACCAGAGCCTCGTCCCGGGGCGGGAGGCCTTCGGCCTGGACCTCGTGGCGGACTTCCTCGGGGCCTACGTGGGGGCTAGAGGGGCGGGTAGATGGGAAGCTCCAGAAGCCTCCCGCCCTTAGCCCCCGCCGCCTCCACCACCACCTTGGCCACGAGCTCGGGGGCGATCCAGCGGGAGAAGTCCGCCTCGGGCATGGCCTTGCGGTTGGCCTCCGTGTCCAGGGTGCCCATGGGGTAGACCACGAGGAAGCGCACCCCCTCCACCTCCCCCTGCAAGGACCTCAAGAGGCTCGCCAGGGCGGTTTTGGCCGCGGTGTAGAGGGCCCTTCCCGGGCCCGCCCCCGTCCAGGCGGGGCCGGCGGCGAAGGCGGCGAAGAAGCCCTCCCCCCGCTTGGCCATGTAAGGCAGGACGGCCTTGAGGAGGTTGAAGGTGGTGCGGAGGTTCAGGTCCAGCATCCAGTCGTAAAGCCCCGGGTCGGTGTCCAAAAACCGCCCGGCGGCGAAGCCGCCCACGGTGTGGACCACCCCGTAGAGGGGGGCCTCCTCCTCCACGAACCGGGCCAGGGCCAGGGCTTCCTCCAGCCGGGTGAGGTCGGCGACGAAGGTCTTGGCCCCCACGGCCTGGGCCCGTTCCGCCATGCGCTCGGGCCTGGGGTCGGAGAGGAAGAGCCTGGCCCCCGCCTGGTGGAAGGCGGGGATGAGGGCCCGGCTTAGGGCCCCTCCGGCCCCGGTGATGAGAAAGGCCTTCCCTTGGAGCATGCCCCTATTCTACGGGGAGGAAGGCCAGGGCCTTGGGGGCGAGGCCCAAGGAGAGGATGGCCACCCTTTGGGGCGGGGAGGGGACGAGGTCGTAGACGTAGAGGAGGCTTCCGGAGGCCAGGTACAGGTACCCGTCCTGGCCCATGGCCCCTGCGGCGAAATCGGTGTAGGCCTCGAGGACCGAAGAGGCCCTGGGCTCCAGGACCTGGAAGCCCCGGCCGTAGACCGCAAGGCCCGCCACCGGGTCCAGGGCGAGGCGGGGGACGCCGAAGAAGTCCCCGAGGACCCTTTGGCTTCCCAGGGCCTCGCCTTGGAGGGTGTAGAGGCGGGCCTCGAGGTTTAGGCTTCCTAGGCCGAGGAGCCTTCCCTTGGCGGCGTCCGCCCGGAGGTCAAAGGGGGCGGCGTCCAAGGGGGGGCTGAGGGGCCTTTCCAGGGAAGGGGTTCCCTCTGGGTCCTGGGCCGGGCGAAAGCCCATGGCCGCCGAGGTGAGGTAGGCCAGGAGGTCCAGGCTCCCCTGGGGGAGGAGGGCGAGGCGGGCGGCGGGGTCCAGGCCCGTGAGGTCGGCCTCAAGGAGGCTTCCGCTCCCGTCCAGAGGCCAGAGGAAGGCCCGGGCCGCGGCGGGGCAGTGGAGGAGGAGGGCGCCTTGCCCGAGGCGGAGGTACCCCCCCGTGCAGTCCACCCCTGGGGGCAAGCCCTGGTCCGCGGCGGTGCCCTTCGGGACGGAGGTTTCGCTGAAGCCCGTGGCGTCGTAGGCCTCCACCCGGTCGGGGAAGAGGAGGTAGAGCCTCTGGAAGGTGGGGCTGTAGGCCAGGTCCTGGAGGCCCGGGGTCGCCCACGTCTCCACCGGGGTTCCGGTCCCCCTTTGGAGGTCTTGGGCCCGGTAGAAGCGCACCTCGTCCCCTCCCCCCGCCGCCAGGAGGGCGGGAAGGGGGGGCTCCTGGCTTCCCGTGCAGGCGGTGAGGAAAAGGAGGAGGAGAAACCCAAGCCGCTTCACGGCAGACCTCCCAAGCGCACGCCTTCCTCGTCCATAAGTACCTCCGCCGCCTGCCCCCCGTAGAGGAAGGCGAGGCGCACCTCGTTCTTGGCCGCGTCCAGGGTGAAGCGCATGGCCCAGCAGCACCGGTCCAGGGTGAGGAGGAACTTGGGCTTCAGGGGGGTTCCCGGGAGGTTCTGGGTGAGGAGGGCGGCGAGGTGGAGTTTGGTGTTCTCCCGGCCGAGGAAGGTGAGGGTGGGGCCGAAGTTCCTGAGGGCGAGGGCGTAGCCTTCGGGACTGGTGGGGCTTCGGGTGTAGGTGAGGCTTCCCGAGAGGGCAAGCCCCGGGAGGGCGTTTTCCCCCCTTTCGTCGGGCGGGGTGGGCCCCCAAAGCTCCAGGCCGCCAGAGAGGGCGAGGTCCTTCAGGTAGACCTCCCCGTCCTCCACCTCGGGAAGGTGCAGGTTGGCCGTGAGGCGGAAGGTCGCCTCGGGGAGGGCCTGGGTGAGGCCGAGGCGGAGGTTCGTCCCCCGGAAGCCCTCCTGGTACCGCCCGGAGAGGAGGAGGTCTAGGAGGGGTCCCGGGGCGCTTCCCGAGCGGAAGCCCGCCTGGTAGGCGAGGGCGGTGGGGTCCAGGGTGGCCTGGAGGGAGAGGCTTTGCCGGCCCAGGATGGCTTGGCCCGAGGCCTGGAGGGTGTCCTTGGGCCAGTCCCTCCGGGCCTGGAGGGTGTAGGCCTCCTGGCCCTCCCGGTAGGCCAGGGTGAGGCTCGTCTCCAGGGCCCCTTCCCCGTTCAGGCCGTGGCGGTGGGCGAGGTTTAGGCTTCCCGCGGGGAGGGCGTAGGCCCCCT of the Thermus thermophilus HB8 genome contains:
- a CDS encoding VanZ family protein, producing the protein MRPFYALLALLWMGVLWWLSERPFPGAGLPHPWDKLAHFLAYALLGALWRRGLGRFLPAFLLAALYGVVDEWHQSLVPGREAFGLDLVADFLGAYVGARGAGRWEAPEASRP
- a CDS encoding Sec-independent protein translocase subunit TatA/TatB; its protein translation is MNLGMPEILVILLVALLIFGPRKLPELGRSLGQSIREFKRGAQEIREELEKSIEVKDEPKPAAVQEAKEEPKA
- a CDS encoding 4Fe-4S dicluster domain-containing protein — its product is MGFLDGLLNAFLKATDPRPRYTEARCLLYKNSVGGCDKCYGVCPKGAVRLEGWRVELDEVLCTGCGLCTGVCPGIALEYPLGAIQEALIRGKGKLRCSKAEGKGEEVLCLGRLTPGLLAEAGSRFGKVVLARGDCEACRIGGPEVPERLARMAEEARRYFPVEVEVVEGELPGERVGRRELFQALLGSAKRTAADLVPELPLPALEEEREGELPAELRLRRLAASRAPEVRWPRIRVEEGCTLCPVCTNVCPTEAVRRVREGEEYVLYLQVAACTGCGACVESCPPQVIRLEEAPKEEVGKELLLFRGKPPWYDL
- the lgt gene encoding prolipoprotein diacylglyceryl transferase gives rise to the protein MVQIGPLAIRWYGVLLTLAIFLGYELARRRLRAWGWDLEPFERVVFWAVVFGVVGARLGYVLTSPGYFLENPLEALYIWHGGLSFHGAILGGGLTFYYFHRRRGYPLWPYLDAATPGVALGIVAGRIGNLMNGSDTAGRLTTLPIGFTWPEWARGFPGVCPGIDDISEVYRCAELLRGPVHLTQVYGAVVGLILLFLSLYWLRKRPFYGYAFWQFVLWYSVLRSVLEEPFRLNPLWLPVYRNDELGIGLFTATQVVSLPLVLLSLYMLRRLGKGEASRR
- a CDS encoding SDR family NAD(P)-dependent oxidoreductase — protein: MLQGKAFLITGAGGALSRALIPAFHQAGARLFLSDPRPERMAERAQAVGAKTFVADLTRLEEALALARFVEEEAPLYGVVHTVGGFAAGRFLDTDPGLYDWMLDLNLRTTFNLLKAVLPYMAKRGEGFFAAFAAGPAWTGAGPGRALYTAAKTALASLLRSLQGEVEGVRFLVVYPMGTLDTEANRKAMPEADFSRWIAPELVAKVVVEAAGAKGGRLLELPIYPPL
- the tatC gene encoding twin-arginine translocase subunit TatC, translating into MKEAPLVEHLEELRARILWSLLAWAVGTGVAWTFRVQLLEWLKRPLDLAAKAHGIQVNLIVLDITEPFLVSLKVAAFGGLVLALPFIVYQVWAFIAPGLYEHEKRLAVPFLLGAGFSFALGALFAYYAFLPFAVPFLLGFLGDVVTPQISIGRYMGQILMMLTVMGVVFEMPVVSYLLARLGILTSSFLARNWRIAVVLLLTLAAVITPTVDVVSLFIVSGPLLVLYWVSVLVARLAERQRPQEAA
- a CDS encoding DUF58 domain-containing protein is translated as MARYRIATKPYLPYPGERLARRKGLGGEFYELRPYAPGDEVRRVHWRAYAKTGRLFTRLETAPERARFRIYLDQSPSMRLHGKLPYAREVAALLLRIARQEDPLARLEGGSPEELRPGKGVLVLVTDGLDPLPWPRLLPRRVVLVQVLSPLELDPPPTEALLKDVETGETLPVGREEVEAYKEALAAHLKALRLLALLRGRYALLRVGEPPLPALLRQGVLELL
- a CDS encoding bifunctional 3-deoxy-7-phosphoheptulonate synthase/chorismate mutase, translating into MDERIQALRKEVDRVNREILRLLSERGRLVQEIGRLQTELGLPHYDPKREEEMLAYLTAENPGPFPDETIRKLFKEIFKASLDLEERQDQKKFLYSKRHKPEPTRVRVKDVVFGEKPLLIAGPCSIESEEQIMATARFLAARGVRVLRGGAFKPRTSPYGFQGLGVEGLKLGRKAADAFGMVFVTEVMDTRDVEVVAEYADILQIGARNMQNFALLKEVGKARRPVLLKRGLSATMEEWFYAAEYILAQGNEQVILAERGIRTFERWTRNTLDLSAVALAKQETHLPVVVDVTHAAGRTDLLAPLARAALAVGADGVHVEVHPNPKVALSDNQQQMDFAQFDRFLEAIRDLLQAP
- the mce gene encoding methylmalonyl-CoA epimerase; this translates as MRLHHVGIAVEDLEEAKARYQSLGFRVVAEGEVAHQGVRVALLRGEGEALLELLSPLGPETPVGRFLAKRGPGLHHLAFATSRIEEDLARLKAEGAKLIDEAPRPGFGGHRVAFLHPSFGLGVLWELVEA
- the glmU gene encoding bifunctional UDP-N-acetylglucosamine diphosphorylase/glucosamine-1-phosphate N-acetyltransferase GlmU, translated to MHAHVILAAGQGTRMRSRLPKVLHPLLGKPMLLYALEAALALKPERLVVVVGHGGEKVVEALEGYPVEVAWQKEQLGTAHALLQAEGLLRDFPGPFLVTQGDTPLLSPRTLEALLRRVREGAGMALLTAELPDPTGYGRILREGEEVLGNVEEKDAPPEVRAIREVNAGAYAFDGFLFQALKEVRNENAAREYYLPDLIAIYRAHGRRVLAVRGVAEEALGVNTREELARVEGVLLRRLRAEWMGKGVRMILPETIYLEPSVELAPDVTLWPGAVLKGKTRIGEGCEVGPYAVLEDTVLEPGAKVLAHTVAQGAHLHPGASAGPFARLRPGAVLMEEVHVGNFVEVKNSLLHKGVKAGHLAYLGDAEVGEGTNIGAGVITANYDGKRKHKTEIGKKAFIGSNSVLVAPVRVGDRALVGAGSVITQDVPEGALAVARERQKNLEGYALRKLGEG
- a CDS encoding DUF456 domain-containing protein — translated: MDAFADWFFVAFWVLGVLLTLLPFVPATLVILFGALVHELLVGFRELSLGTWLGLGALALLAMLLDNVAALVGARRYGAGRAGLWGAFLGGVLGLFFGVVGVLVLPFLLAWLFEYLSGRRPEEALRAAWGTLVGLMGGVVAKVLVHLAMGVLVLRAIF
- a CDS encoding glutaredoxin family protein; translated protein: MLSAMELVFVTREGCGLCEKAERALWALGVPYVRRDVDRDPELFARYTFRVPVLLWGEEVLLEGAFGERELVEVAARLGGGTWTR